From the genome of Sulfurimonas paralvinellae:
AACATCTTTATCTCAGCCGAGCGACGCATTAGCAATGGTCAGGCACAGCTTAAAAATTTCCTACTTCGTCACCAGAACGAAAGCGGCATCATCTATGTAAGCTCACGCAAGAAAGCCGAAGAACTAAGTACCTTTTTAAATCAAAACGGCTACAGATCACTCGCCTATCATGCCGGAATGCCACAGCATGTACGAGAGCAGAACTTTCGAATCTTTATTAATGACAAAGTGGATATCATAGTCGCAACCATCGCTTTTGGTATGGGAATAGACAAAAGTGATATCCGCTTTGTGGTGCATATGAGCCTGCCGAAATCTTTAGAGAACTACTATCAAGAGATTGGGCGTGCAGGACGTGACGGCGAAGACTCTGAAGCACTGCTGCTCTTTAACGCAGCTGATATGATGCAGCATAAACGCTTTTTGCAAGAGATAGAGAGTGAAGAGTACAAGGAACATCTCGCCTTGAAAATAGACACCATCTACAAATATGCAACAGGTGAGATCTGCTTTCACAAACAGCTAGCCGAATACTTCAACGACTCGCTTGAAAGCTGTCAAACACGTTGTGACAACTGTCTTAGCTCAGATGACAAGCGTCAGGACATCACAAAAGAGGCACAGATGCTGCTGAGTGCCATCTATAAAACGAACCAGAGCTTCGGAAAGAACTACATCATAGACATTCTAAGAGGATCGAACGAGCAGAAGATTCTTGCCAATGGAGCGGACAAACTCTCCGTCTATGATATCGGTACCCATTTGAGTAAAAAAGAGTGGTTCGTCATTGTTGAGCGGCTTTTAGAGCTTAAAATCATTACCTTAGGAGATTTCTCGACACTCAAACTTACCAATGATGCCATAGCGATTTTAAAGTCACAAAAACTCATTGACATTAAATCATCACGCCTGCAGGTTGATAAAAAAGCAAAAGCGGTGCGTCAGGTCGAGGAGTTTGACTTTGACAGAGAGCTTTTTGAGAAGCTGCGTGAGAAGCGCACAGAACTAGCAAGTGAAATGGGCGTTCCGGCTTACATCATCTTCTCAGATAAAACACTCAAACACCTAGCCAACGATATGCCGACGAATAAAGAAGAGATGCTTGAGGTCAATGGCGTTGGAATGAAAAAGTACGAGCAGTTTGGTGAAGAGTTCTTAACTGTCATCAACAACTAAAGAAAAACGAATATGGCTGTACTGCAACTCTTTAGTCTTCTTTTAGCAATACCACTTATACTTTTTTTCATGTTCGTCTTTCCGGAAAAATTTTATGCGACACTACTCTTTTTTTATGAACCGCAAACTCGCATACCATTTATTTTACTTTTTACTCTCCTATTCCTGTGGCGACACCTAACAAAAAGACATAAAGAGCATACCTATGACTATTTTGATGACCTTTCTCTAACCGAAAAACGCATTGATGGAAAATTTTATCACTATAGTAATTATATTGATGCCAAAGACAAAGGTGCCAACTTTACACTTTTTATCGATGGAAAATGTGGTTATGACTTTATGCTCAAGTATGAAAACAGATTTGAGAAGCTGTTAAAATCACTGCACTTGAGTTATGAATGTCAAAGCGGCAATAAAAAATTTGATGATACGATATATATTCTGTCTGATGATAAAATACTGTGCCGGGATTTAAAAACTGATACACAGCTGCAAACGCTAATATTTGAGCTTTTTTGGAATCTAAAAGAACATAACTTTACTCTGAAGTATCTCCAGTATTATGATGGACGACTTATTCTTCATGCAGCAACAAAAGAATCAAATGACCGGACACTCCAAGAGATAGAAAAGCTGTGTGATATGGCAGCACCCATAATGAGAGAAGTCATTATGCATCTGCCTGATAAAACAGAACAAAAAAATCATAACATCTATAGAGAAAAAAGCAGTAGAATGATCACAATTTCTCTTGCACTTTTTATAGCACTCTTTTTAAATGGTGCAATCAAACTTCTTTTGGAAAGCGCTTCCATCTTTTATACACCAAGACTTATAGAAAGATATCACTTTTTAGTTCCATCACTTGAGATCACACTACTGTTAGTCTCCGTATATAGTATATTTGTACTTATCTATTTTTATAAAAGTTCACGTCTTGCTTTGGCTCTTTTTATAGGTATTTCTTTAGGTTCTGCTGCTCTTTTTCTAACAAGCATAACAGCGTTAAAAGAGATGAATATCTATCTTGACACAAGTAAAGCACGAGTAGAACTTCATCGTGTTACAGATACACGTGCCGTAAGAGGTAGAAACAGCCGTTATTATGTTACATTTGATAAATTAGACGAAATGCGAGTGCCCTATGGGGTATATAAACAGTATCAGAAAAACAACTTTTCAATTATCTATATAAGACAAGGCTTTTTAGATGCGCCTTGGATATATTCTATTAAGAGGGTCAGTCATTCACAATAACTGACTATCTCTCAGTGGCTTTGTATCCGGATTGCATGCAATTTTATGTTCCATATTGACACATTCATACCCGCTTAGCTCACGCAAAGATGCAAGCGTGGCACTTCTAAAATTTTCGCCCTTGTTCAAGTAAACATGAAATCCATTTTCATAGAGCGCCAAACGGGTTTTAAGCGCTATGGAGTATGTAGTCAAAATACCGTCTTCTTTTATAGCATTTTTAATATCTGCAAAATACTCTTTTGTCCAAAGAAGAGGATTTACAGTTGGTGAAAAAGCATCCTGATAGACTATGTCGAATCTGTTTTGAAATTTTTTGATATATTCTCGCGCATTGCCTAAAAAGAGTTCTACAAACAGGTTGTCATCTTCATATCTTCCAGTAGTGCTGAGCGATACAACAACCTCACGCAGCGCTTCAAACTCTTTGGGATACGTAAAATCTTTCAATGACGCGACCAGATCTGCATCGAGTTCTGGTGAGTATATGGAAAGTTTCATCTGAGGTGCATGCTCTTGATAATAAAGTATAGTCGCCAAGGTATTAAAACCCAATCCGTAGCAGATATCTAAAACGGTAACCTCATTTTTATCCGATACATGCTTATACGCAGGGATAATATGTTTATAGAGCGATTCACTCAGCGCACCATCTTTTGTTGAGTGATAGTGTTCATCGTACTCTTTCGAATATGCCGTAAAAGAGCCGTCTTCACTCAAAGCAAGCGAATGAAGTTCATCTTCAAAATTACTCAAAGACCATTCCCCCACATATGCATTTTTTTTGCCATCACGAGGTCATACTCTTCTAGGACATCAATGGCATTGGGTGCACGAAACTCAAATTTGTCCAGCAGTTCTTTTGTTTTTTCAATATCCAAAGTGTTTTTTTTCTCCATAATGATGATATCAGCGGTATTTGCCAGTGTCGTGTAAGCGATACGAAGCAGGAGTTCCGGATTTGCGTGAGTGTTCAAAATATCTTTTAATATTACGATGTCATTATCACGAGGCAGAGCTCGAAAAGGGGTTTTAAAGTTTTTTACAAACTGTACTTTTGCATTTTTTAATTCAGAACTTAGAGGGAACTCTTCTTCAGCATATACGGCTAAACGAAATTCTCCATTAACTTCCTCAAGTAAAGAGGCCAAAGCAGCAGACGTTGCATCCGGCTTAGTAGTTACCTGTATGTAATGGTTTCCCGGAAGCGGGTTAAAAAGTTCTAAAAACTGTTTTAACTCCATAAAGAATCTTTTAGTAGGCTAAATCGTGAAGCTCACGGAAAAGAAACGCTTCGACTATCTCATCAATGCTCTTTTGTGTATGCGCAACTAAAACCATCATGGACATATTTATAAAATCCATAACCGGTTCACCGTCACTATGCACAACAACAGCTTCATTCCACTCTTCAAAAGCATCATAGGCATCTGCGTGAAGGACTTCAACAAGTTCACCCTCTTCTATACGCAGCTGTGCCCATGTTTTAGCTTCTAAAACAGGTGTTATCTTTGCCTCTTGTACATCCGTTGAATCCATTGGAACGGCTACGAGCATGATTTATTTATCTCTTTTAGTTTTTTCTTGCTAAGTTGCAGTTTTTTGTTATCCATCACGCCTATTTTGTGCGACAAGATATCTGATGCTATCTTTTTCGCATTTTTCAGTGAGTGCATTTTATATGTACCACATTGGTAAACATTCAACTCCGGAATATCTTTTTTACTTTTTACTTTTAAAACATCTTCCATCGCTTTTTTCCATGCTTTGGCAACTCTTGCCTCACGCGGCGTACCTATGACAGACATATAAAAACCTGTGCGGCATCCCATTGGGGAAAGATCAATAATCTCTACACCTTTGCCGTTTAAATGCTCACGCATAAATCCCGCAAACAGATGTTCAAGCGTATGAATCCCTCGGCCATCCATCTTATCTTCATTTGGTTTATAAAAACGAAGATCAAATACTGTAATTTTATCTCCGCATTGCGTCTTCATCACTTTTGCTTTTCTAACTGCAGGAGCAGGCATAATTGTATGGTCAACTGTAAATGAGTCTAATAATGGCATATTTCATTCCTTGAATTTATTTATATCGATATTTTACCGACTTTTAGTTTATAAAGTATATTACTCACTAAGATATACACGATCCCTACCGGACATCTTCGCTCTATAGAGTGCTTCATCAGCTTTTTTCAACATTTCATCAAATGGTTTTTCATTACGTGCATATGGATTAACACCTATGGAAACTGTGATACGGCATTCAATATTTTTATAGTATATGGGCTCTTTTTTCACATGTTCACGCAGACGCTCTGCAAATGCTTTACTCTGCTGTGCATTCAGCTTCGTTGTATATATCACAAACTCTTCCCCACCATAACGAATAATAGAATCTTCGTTGCGTGTTAAACTTTTCAGTCTCTTGGCGACCTCTTGCAGTATAACATCTCCTGCATCATGCCCATAGGTGTCATTGACTTTTTTAAAATGGTCAATATCAACCATAAAAAGCTGGTATCTGCGTGAGAGTTTTTTGATCAATATATCATAGAGGTATTTACGATTATACACATTGGTAAGAGGATCCCTGTAACCTTCATAATATTTTTTCCTAAAATAGAGTGTCAAGATATAGTGTGCAACAAAAGTCAATAGACCTATAATAACCAACCATAGAAAAAATCTATTGAAGCTCTGCAGACGTGTCTGCATAATCAAGTCAAGATTATGTGAAATATCTGCACCTATTAATGCTACTGTTTGATTATTTTCAACAATTGGGTATGCAATAGTAATCCAAAGATTCGTTCCTTGCTTATGATGAAAGACCTCCACCTTTTTTTGTTTATAGGCCTCATCCCAAAAATTCCCCAAAGGACTAAAAGGTTCAAAGATATTCGCCCGTGTTGTAAGATTATTATCACTGTCCAAAAGAAAATAATAATTACCATCTTCATCTTTTGTAATAACAAAAAGATTTTGAATAGTGGAGATGCGAATAAGTCGAAGCATATCCTCAAAATTATGACGTAATTTAGCATTTGTTGTAACACTTTGTAGAAAATGACACTTGCTGTCCTTTTCATATACATGTGAAAGTTTCGAAAAAGTCTCTGTATGAAGATGAATAATTTTTGTATTTAACTCATGAGTGGTTTTTTGAAGAGTCTTTGCATACTCTGTATAGGCGAGAATAGAAATGAATGTAATAATAAGGAGTAAAACAGTAAACTGAATAATCGGTCTGCTAATTATATTCTTAGTTTCTTGTTGAGACAAATTTTAACAACTCCCCTTTTACTTGTAATCCAAACTGCTGTAGACGTTTGGATGAAAAACGAATTGTTGGACGTCCCTTTTGCCAGAAAAAGACACCAACTGCCTTTGGGTCTTTAAGATATTTTTCATAACTAAAAACAATAATTGGTTTCTTGCATGACTTTTGAATACCCTTATCAGAAAGCACAAAGTCTGCTTTTTCACAGTTCTTCACCACGAAGATTTTTTCTGAATCGGCAGCAATATGCTCTAAATGTGTATCATGAGAATAGACTCTGATTTCACTTTTTGTACTCATGCCCTCTAGCATTTTTTTGATAATGAGTGCCTCCCAATGGGAATCGGAAGCAGAGACATCAACAACCAAAAGCATAAGCAAAAAGAGAGTAAAAGTTTTCAAAAGCTATACTCCATTCCGACTGTAAAAGTTTGGTCGATTGGAAAGATATAGAGTGATTTTTGTTCGGGAACAAAACCGTTCATTTTAATATAACTGTATCTGCTCTTGGCAGCACTGTTAAATATATTTGTCCCTTTTACAGAAAAGATGAGTGAAGCAGTAGGCTTATAACGAATACCAACATTATAATTAATGCCATTTATCGGTGTCTTTTTTACACGGTAATAATCAGCTTCATTATAGAAGTCAAATTTTCGCCATGTATTGAGAAAACGTACAAAAGCACCATTTACTCTCTTATCCTCAGTTGTTGCAGGATCATGATATCTATTGGCATAGAGCATTGATTTGAGATTGTTAAATGCATCAAACTTATAATCATACTTCACGCTGGCACTATAGTTATTATAATATTTCGGTGCACCTTGTGAAATGGTTATTCGCGAATTTTCATTTTGAATATACTCTAAACATGCGCCTATTGTATGATTTGCAATATTTTTATTATATTCAGCAGAAACATCTCGAATGCGAAGCACTTCTATTGCAGCGTTTGCTGCACTTGATAAAGCATACTGTTCCGTTGGTAGCTGCATCTGTGATGCAAAAGCTTTAAATGTACTCCCTTTCGAAGTAACAATATATCCAAGACGTGCCTGAAATGTATCAAAATTACGTTGTGTTGCATTTGATTTACTGTGATAATAATTTTGTTTTATAGAGGCGGTCAGCATTTGACTTTCAGTGAGAATATAGTCATCTTGAATATACAATGAAAATATAGAATTGTCTACAAAAGTTGGATTACTCTCTAAAATTCCATTATTGTATGCGACAGTATCATGAAGAGATTTTTTAATATATTCAGAACCTATAATAAAATTATTTGCTTTATAAGCAAACTTTTTATCAACTTTCACATTATAGACGTCATCAATACTATTAGAATGTAAACTATCTTGCGGCAACAAAAGCTTAGCAGGATTTGTAGTCCATCGCGTCCTATCCATATTGAGGTTCAGGTATTCATTAATTCTGATAAATGAGAGGGAAAGTTTAAGCGAATCATCATTTAAAAAGGTGCTTGTTGCACTCACTCTTTTAAGTTTATAATCAATATCACCATTCTTAGGTGTTGCAAACATACTCAATGATAAAAATGGATCCATCTTATGGTCAATGTATTCAGCGCCTACTTTAACATTTTTATAATTCACTGTCATAAGTGCATGTTTGTTTTGATAATCACGGGAAAGATCATAGGTATCATGAGTATAATCTGTTCTCTCTACTTTACTATGGCTCGCATATGCATAATATTTCAGATCATCTGATGCTGCAGCATAGGATATATTTTCATGATGAGTACCCCTAGAACCTGCATATGCCTGAATGTTGGTTCCAACTTCTCTCGCCGGATCTTTAGAGTATAATTTGATTGTAACTACAGAGGGTTCAGAGTTTACAGAACTTGATGTACTCCCTTCATATACCTCAACATGGTCAACAAACCCAAGATCAATGTTACCATATATAAAAAGGCCGCTTCCCGCAAAAGCAGATGTGATTTCATGATTGTTTATAAATATTTTAACAATATCACTTGCATACGTTGCAGGATCAGCATGCAAAACATCAGGCATGCCAAACAAATTTTCATCATAGCGAAAAGAGCGCAAAGAGTTAAGCAACTCACTTAAATTATGTGCCTGCATTCTTTCAATATCATCCCGAGTATATACAGTTAGATGCCCGAGTGATTCATTTTTTGTTTTTTTGGAAAGGTCACTCTCTTTACGGTATAAATCAAGAATCTGATCTATATTGTAAGCTTGCAACAGTGTAGAAAAAAGTATGACTAATAGAAAAAATAATTTCATTATTACTCTTATATTGTTTATTATTTATTGTATCAAAAATGTTGCTAGTAAGAACTTAAAGTGGAATTTTTATCAAGAGAAATAAAAGAAAATATCCAACAAAGGCTAGACTATAAGCCTGCCATGTTGGATTTTTATGCAATATGCGTGAAAGCTAGAAGTTCGCGACTAAACTCTCGCTTCTTCGCGTCTGTTTAGATATTCCCAGTTTTTATCTACACGCTCCTGCCACTCTTTGATTAAGTATTTATACTCATCTTTGAAAAGGTGTCTAAAACGTCCTTGTGCTGCTAGATACTCTTCAACAGGAACAACATTTTTCGGTCTGTAAGTAATATTCAGTTCATGACCATCAATGATCTCATAAAGTGGGAAAACCAATGAATCTGTTGCAAGATCAGTTAAATGCATAGTGTCTTTAGGATCAAATTTCCACTCAGTGGTACAAGGAGAAACTGCATTGATAAATACTGCACCTTCAGTGTTCATACCATGCTGAATTTTCTTAACCATATCTTTCCATTTATTTGGAGCTACTTGTGCTGCATATGGAATATTATGAGCAGCCATAATGCCCATCATATCTTTTTTATTTCTTGTCTCACCATAAGAGATTTTACCTGCTGGCGTGGTTGTAGCACTTGCGCCTATTGGTGTAGAAGATGAACGCTGCCCACCTGTATTTGCATAGACTTCATTGTCAAGAACAACATACATCATGTCATGATTTCTTTCCATACAACCGGAAATCCATTGGAAACCAATATCATAAGATGCACCGTCACCACCAAAAGCTATAAACTTAGGGTTACGGTCAGGCTGTTTCAAACGACCTTTTGTTTTGAGTGCTTTATACATTGCTTCAGCACCTGCAACAGCAGTAGAACCATTCTCAAATCCAATATGAATCCAAGAAGCATCCCAAGATGTATATGGGTATACAGCTGTACAAACTTCAAGACAACCGGTAGAAGCTGCTAGAACTAAATCATCATTTGTTGCATTTAAAACTTCACGAACGATGATAGAGTGAGCACAACCAGGACAAAGAAGATTTGCACCTTCAAAACGGTCAGCTGATGTCGAAAACTCTTTTAAGTTTTTAATTTTTTTCATTTCACTCATCTTATCTTCCTATAAAAAAGCTAGTTTCGGTCCACGAACACCGATAAACTGTTGTTGTTTAGTTAATAACTTACCTGCATCAGCATTTGCTTGAAGCTCAGTATATAGATCTACTAAATGTTTTTTTGTTAAATCACGACCACCAAGTCCATAGATGTAACCAGAAAGCAGCATTTTACTATCTGTGTTAAAAAGTGAACCCGCAATTTCGTTAAATAACATACCCGCAGCACCACCTGGAGCTGAACGGTCAAGTGCAGCTACAGCTTTTACATCTTTTAATGTTTCAGCTATCTCCATAAATGGGAATGGACGGACAACACGTAGACCGACTACACCTGCCTTAATGCCTTTTTCTCTCATTTCACCTGCAACTTCACGTGCAGTTTCAACTGATGTACCCATACAGACAACAGCAACATCCGCATCATCCATATTATATTTTTCAACTTGATTATATTTACGACCTGTAAGTTTTTCAAATTCAGCAAATACTTCATCAATTTTTCCAGGAACAATGTTCATCGTATCAGCATGTTGACGAGCTTTATGCTCAAAGTGCCAATCTTCTTCAGTCTGAACACCATGAGTAACAGGATGTTCAAAGTCAAGCATATCGTTCATTGGTTTATATTCACCAACAAAATTAAATGCTGCATCATCACTTAGTGTGTGTACACCTTGTGCTGTATGAGAAGTTAAAAAGCCATCTTGATTTACTATAGCCGGAAGTCTAACCTCATGATCTTCACTTACTCTAAAAGCAATAAGGTTTAAATCATACGCTTCTTGTGGAGAAAATGCATCAAATTGAATCCAACCACTGTCACGGACCATATACATATCTGAATGGTCACAGTTAACATTAAGTGGAGCTGCTAATGCACGGTTTACGATATTTAAAACGATTGGCAAACGCATACCAGAAGCCTGATACAATGTCTCAGCCATAAGAGCAAGACCTTGAGAAGCTGTAGCAGTTGCAACACGACCACCTGCAGCAGCAGCACCAATACAACCACTCATTGCGGCATGTTCTGATTCAACCATTACAAATTCACCCTCAACAAGGTTATCTGACTTAAATTTTGCATATCCCTCAACAATAGCGGTTGATGGCGTAATTGGGTAAGCTGATACAACATCAACCTGAGCTTGTCTTAAAGCTTGTGCTGCTGCATAATTTCCATCCCATACTTCTATTTCATTTAATTCTAATTTATCAAATGCCATCTATTTCTCCTTCTCTTCTTTACTAGGCCATCTAGCAATTTCTGTCTCTTCATCTGCCTGTTCTGGGAACATCAACAATGATTTTGGATTTGTAGGACAAACCTCAACACAGATACCACACCCTTTACAGTGATCCATATCAATACCTATCATTTTTTTATCTCTTGAAATAATCGAAATATCCGGACAATATACCCAGCAAAATTGGCAATCAATACAATAGTCTTTATTGAAAACCGGTTTAATAAGTCTCCAATCAGCTACACTAGCAGTAAAAGAACTGTTTTGTGTATAGTGTCGATCTTCCTGGAGTGTTCCTGCGATATCTCCAGCTTCACCTTCAAATGTACGAAGCATAGCTCCGATTTCAAATTCGTCCCAACCTGTGTTTGCCATCATCAGCTCCTTATTTCACTTCATCATATGCACGCTGAATAGCAATCATATTCGCGTCAACAATTTTTTGAGGTAATTTTTTCAAAATTCTCTTCATGCTCTCTTTGAAAAATTCAATATCATACATACCGGAGACTTTCATAAATGCACCAAGCATCGGTGTATTTGGAATAGGACGGCCAATAGTCTCATTTGCAATAGTAATACAATCGAGTGTATATACTTCTTTACCCTCAAGTTTTGGCTGTGATGCTATTAACTCATCTGTAGTCATGTGTGTTGTGATAATATATTTTGTATTTTCTTTTCCATTAACAGTTACATCTGTTGTGTAAACCAAAGCAGGATCAATTACAAAAACATAATCAGGCTCCATATATTTTTCATGATTCAAAATCACTTTATCATCAACACGATTATATGCAGTCATAGCAGCCCCGCGTTTAGCCGAACCGTAAAATGCAAATGCCTGCACTTCTTTTCCAGTTGTAGAAATAACGTCTGCTAAACCTTTAGCACCAGTTACAGCACCTTGACCAGCACGACTATGCCATCTAATTTCTAGCATAAATTCTCCTTTTCTTTTCTCAAGAAACATTTATTTTTTCTATTTATCTGTATTTTAGGTAAACGGCACTTAAATGTAGCTTGATGATATAATGTAGCTTATAACATCAGTTACGTATGTGATATTTTTCTACGCTTTAACCACTTTACAGCTTCATAAGCATCATTAAAAACAACATCTGTAAATTTTTTCAGTGTATCACGTGAATCATATCCGCTTGTTACAGCTATGGCATTGACACCGGCTGCTTCTGCCGCAACCATATCCATCTGTGTATCACCTATCATCCATACATCTTTATCTTCAATATCAAAAGCTTCAAGTGCTTTTAAGATAGGCTCTGCGTGAGGCTTGGGATGTTCGACATGCTCGCGGCCGATAAGCACCTTGAACTTATTCATAATGCCGAAATACTCCATTAATACCTTAGAGTACTTTCCGGTCTTTGTTGTCACAATACCAAGTTTTGCAAAAGTGGCAGCCAGTTCAACAGCTTCTCTTGCGTGAGGCAGCAGTACCGTCTTTTGCGTCGATATCTCTCTATAGTGTTCTTTATAAACAGCCACAAAATCCCAGACTTTTTCGTCCTCGACACCGAGTTTTGCAAACATATAGTCCAGTGGATGTCCTATCAGTGCTTTTATTGATTCATCATCAGGATGTCTATAACCGTAAAAATCAAAAGCATAATGAAAACTCTCCAAAATCGCTTCCGTTGAATCTATGAGTGTGCCATCCAAATCAAATAGTATTATCATTAATCTTTTTCCCATGAAATATAGTTGTGCCAGATACCGCCGAGTGCCGGTTCTATATGTTTTATCTTTTTATTGACCGCCGTAATGGAGTTTGGAATGTATAAAAAGAGGTAGGGATTATCATGCGTGATGATGGCAAACATTTTACGCCACATCGCCCCGAGTTTCTCTTTATCTATAACAGACTGTGATTTCTCTATAAGCATGTCTATTTTTTTATTATGATAGCCGACAAGATTGAATCCGCCCTTCTTATCACTCTCGCTATGCCAAAAAAGATACGGATCGGGTGTCGGAGAGAGTCCCCAACCAAGAAGAACTGCATCGAACTTATGCGGAAAGACGACCATATTTAAAAAAGCCTGCCACTCCATCACACGCAGTTTGACGACAACCCCCGCTTTTTGCAGCTGATACTGCAGTATCTCTGCCGCATAAGGACGGATGGAACTTGAGTTTGATGTTGCTATCTCAAAAGTAAAGGGGTGCTTTTCATTATAGCCTGCCTCACGCAGCAGCTCTTTAGCTCTCTTTATATTCTGTTTAGGGGTTTTTACCTCAGAATTGAAAGCTTTCGTTCCCGGTAGAAATGGTCCAGTGCAGACCTTCGCATGTTTAAAGAAAAGTATATCTACCAGCTCTTCTCTGTTGATGGCCAAAGAGAGTGCCTCACGCACACGCGGATCTTGAAACTTTTTCTCACGCAGGTTAAAACCAAGATAGGTATAAGAGAGCGAGATCTTCTCATAGATGTTAAAGTGTTTAAAAAAATCTTTTTTAAGCTGTCGCTCCATTACAAGCGGTTCAACAGTTCCAATGTCTAGTTCATGGTTTTTCAGCATCAAAAGGCGTGTCATCGGATCGGCTATGACATGAAAAGAGATCTTGTCAATCTTGGGACGCCCTTCAAAATAGTCATCAAAAGCCGAGAGCTCGATATTTTTAGAAAATTCCAGCTGCGTGAGCCTGTAGGGGCCCGTGCCTATTGGATGC
Proteins encoded in this window:
- the recQ gene encoding DNA helicase RecQ; this translates as MKNQVLKDTFGHNDFRSLQEEGVDAILSGQDLLMILPTGGGKSLVYQLPTMMMSGITIVISPLIALMQDQVASLVAQKIPAAMISSAQSYDEIESILTQAHNNELKFLYLSPERLNSNNTIAILQNLSINFFVIDEAHCISQWGHEFRDDYRLLGNLKANFPDKSIAAFTATSTDNVTDDILRELRLQDPLLLKGSVFRKNIFISAERRISNGQAQLKNFLLRHQNESGIIYVSSRKKAEELSTFLNQNGYRSLAYHAGMPQHVREQNFRIFINDKVDIIVATIAFGMGIDKSDIRFVVHMSLPKSLENYYQEIGRAGRDGEDSEALLLFNAADMMQHKRFLQEIESEEYKEHLALKIDTIYKYATGEICFHKQLAEYFNDSLESCQTRCDNCLSSDDKRQDITKEAQMLLSAIYKTNQSFGKNYIIDILRGSNEQKILANGADKLSVYDIGTHLSKKEWFVIVERLLELKIITLGDFSTLKLTNDAIAILKSQKLIDIKSSRLQVDKKAKAVRQVEEFDFDRELFEKLREKRTELASEMGVPAYIIFSDKTLKHLANDMPTNKEEMLEVNGVGMKKYEQFGEEFLTVINN
- a CDS encoding tRNA (5-methylaminomethyl-2-thiouridine)(34)-methyltransferase MnmD yields the protein MSNFEDELHSLALSEDGSFTAYSKEYDEHYHSTKDGALSESLYKHIIPAYKHVSDKNEVTVLDICYGLGFNTLATILYYQEHAPQMKLSIYSPELDADLVASLKDFTYPKEFEALREVVVSLSTTGRYEDDNLFVELFLGNAREYIKKFQNRFDIVYQDAFSPTVNPLLWTKEYFADIKNAIKEDGILTTYSIALKTRLALYENGFHVYLNKGENFRSATLASLRELSGYECVNMEHKIACNPDTKPLRDSQLL
- the luxS gene encoding S-ribosylhomocysteine lyase, coding for MPLLDSFTVDHTIMPAPAVRKAKVMKTQCGDKITVFDLRFYKPNEDKMDGRGIHTLEHLFAGFMREHLNGKGVEIIDLSPMGCRTGFYMSVIGTPREARVAKAWKKAMEDVLKVKSKKDIPELNVYQCGTYKMHSLKNAKKIASDILSHKIGVMDNKKLQLSKKKLKEINKSCS
- a CDS encoding sensor domain-containing diguanylate cyclase; translation: MSQQETKNIISRPIIQFTVLLLIITFISILAYTEYAKTLQKTTHELNTKIIHLHTETFSKLSHVYEKDSKCHFLQSVTTNAKLRHNFEDMLRLIRISTIQNLFVITKDEDGNYYFLLDSDNNLTTRANIFEPFSPLGNFWDEAYKQKKVEVFHHKQGTNLWITIAYPIVENNQTVALIGADISHNLDLIMQTRLQSFNRFFLWLVIIGLLTFVAHYILTLYFRKKYYEGYRDPLTNVYNRKYLYDILIKKLSRRYQLFMVDIDHFKKVNDTYGHDAGDVILQEVAKRLKSLTRNEDSIIRYGGEEFVIYTTKLNAQQSKAFAERLREHVKKEPIYYKNIECRITVSIGVNPYARNEKPFDEMLKKADEALYRAKMSGRDRVYLSE
- a CDS encoding TonB-dependent receptor plug domain-containing protein yields the protein MKLFFLLVILFSTLLQAYNIDQILDLYRKESDLSKKTKNESLGHLTVYTRDDIERMQAHNLSELLNSLRSFRYDENLFGMPDVLHADPATYASDIVKIFINNHEITSAFAGSGLFIYGNIDLGFVDHVEVYEGSTSSSVNSEPSVVTIKLYSKDPAREVGTNIQAYAGSRGTHHENISYAAASDDLKYYAYASHSKVERTDYTHDTYDLSRDYQNKHALMTVNYKNVKVGAEYIDHKMDPFLSLSMFATPKNGDIDYKLKRVSATSTFLNDDSLKLSLSFIRINEYLNLNMDRTRWTTNPAKLLLPQDSLHSNSIDDVYNVKVDKKFAYKANNFIIGSEYIKKSLHDTVAYNNGILESNPTFVDNSIFSLYIQDDYILTESQMLTASIKQNYYHSKSNATQRNFDTFQARLGYIVTSKGSTFKAFASQMQLPTEQYALSSAANAAIEVLRIRDVSAEYNKNIANHTIGACLEYIQNENSRITISQGAPKYYNNYSASVKYDYKFDAFNNLKSMLYANRYHDPATTEDKRVNGAFVRFLNTWRKFDFYNEADYYRVKKTPINGINYNVGIRYKPTASLIFSVKGTNIFNSAAKSRYSYIKMNGFVPEQKSLYIFPIDQTFTVGMEYSF
- a CDS encoding thiamine pyrophosphate-dependent enzyme, whose protein sequence is MSEMKKIKNLKEFSTSADRFEGANLLCPGCAHSIIVREVLNATNDDLVLAASTGCLEVCTAVYPYTSWDASWIHIGFENGSTAVAGAEAMYKALKTKGRLKQPDRNPKFIAFGGDGASYDIGFQWISGCMERNHDMMYVVLDNEVYANTGGQRSSSTPIGASATTTPAGKISYGETRNKKDMMGIMAAHNIPYAAQVAPNKWKDMVKKIQHGMNTEGAVFINAVSPCTTEWKFDPKDTMHLTDLATDSLVFPLYEIIDGHELNITYRPKNVVPVEEYLAAQGRFRHLFKDEYKYLIKEWQERVDKNWEYLNRREEARV